One Edaphobacter flagellatus genomic region harbors:
- the asnS gene encoding asparagine--tRNA ligase, with protein sequence MSENTAAATTPTVTIATIGQHEGQVITLRGWLYNIRSSGKLLFPTFRDGTGTIQGIVPKAAVPEEVFETLKALQLESSVAVTGQVRADSRAPSGYELDVQNVEVISAVSADDPYPITLKEHGVDFLMEHRHLWLRSPRQSAILRVRATIMRAAAEYFDTNGFIRTDPPILTPNACEGTSELFEMDYFDDDKAYLTQSGQLYIEATALALGKVYSFGPTFRAEKSKTRRHLTEFWMIEPEVAHLELDGLMDLAEGFITHIVTRVLEQHRADLKVIGRDVEKLEAVIAPAATNGAEGASAPRNGFPRLSYDQAHDMLEKAFAEGKLENPHKYGDDFGSPDETYISSQFDKPVMVHRYPAAFKAFYMQPDPHDPTKALCVDVLAPQGYGEIIGGSQRIDSYDLLKQRIEEHHLPLDAFKWYLDLRKYGSVPHAGFGMGIERAVAWICGLDHVRETIPFARTLNRIYP encoded by the coding sequence ATGTCCGAGAACACTGCCGCAGCAACCACTCCCACCGTCACCATTGCCACTATCGGCCAGCACGAAGGCCAGGTCATCACCCTGCGTGGCTGGCTCTACAACATCCGCTCCTCGGGTAAGCTGCTCTTCCCCACCTTCCGCGACGGCACCGGCACCATCCAGGGCATCGTGCCCAAAGCCGCCGTACCCGAAGAGGTCTTCGAAACTCTCAAGGCCCTCCAGCTCGAGTCCTCCGTCGCCGTGACCGGCCAGGTTCGCGCCGACTCGCGCGCGCCTTCCGGCTACGAGCTCGACGTGCAGAATGTTGAGGTCATCTCCGCCGTCTCCGCCGACGATCCCTACCCCATCACGCTCAAGGAGCACGGCGTCGACTTCCTGATGGAGCACCGCCACCTCTGGCTCCGCTCCCCGCGCCAGTCGGCGATCCTGCGCGTGCGCGCCACCATCATGCGCGCGGCAGCTGAGTACTTCGACACCAACGGCTTCATCCGCACCGATCCACCGATCCTGACTCCGAATGCCTGCGAGGGGACGAGCGAGCTCTTCGAAATGGACTACTTCGACGACGACAAGGCCTACCTCACGCAGTCGGGCCAGCTCTACATCGAAGCCACTGCGCTCGCGCTGGGCAAGGTCTACAGCTTCGGCCCCACCTTCCGCGCGGAAAAGTCGAAGACGCGCCGCCACCTCACCGAGTTCTGGATGATCGAGCCCGAGGTCGCGCACCTCGAGCTCGACGGTCTGATGGATCTCGCCGAGGGGTTTATCACCCACATCGTCACTCGCGTGCTCGAGCAGCACCGGGCAGACCTGAAGGTCATCGGCCGCGATGTTGAGAAGCTCGAAGCCGTCATCGCCCCTGCTGCTACGAATGGTGCCGAAGGCGCGTCTGCCCCGCGCAATGGCTTCCCACGGCTTAGCTATGACCAGGCGCACGACATGCTCGAAAAGGCCTTCGCCGAAGGCAAGCTCGAAAACCCGCATAAGTACGGCGACGACTTCGGCAGCCCCGACGAGACCTACATCAGCAGCCAGTTCGACAAGCCCGTCATGGTGCACCGCTACCCCGCGGCCTTCAAGGCCTTCTACATGCAGCCCGACCCGCACGATCCCACTAAGGCACTTTGTGTCGACGTGCTCGCCCCCCAGGGCTACGGCGAAATCATCGGCGGCTCCCAGCGCATCGACAGCTACGATCTGCTCAAGCAGCGCATCGAAGAACACCACCTGCCGCTCGATGCCTTCAAGTGGTACTTAGACCTGCGCAAGTATGGAAGCGTCCCGCACGCCGGCTTCGGCATGGGCATCGAACGCGCCGTGGCGTGGATCTGCGGACTGGATCATGTGAGGGAGACGATTCCCTTCGCGAGGACA